AGGGCACCGCGACGTGTCAGCTGCACATGCGCAGCTTCAAGGACGGCGACGAGATCGTCGTCGAGCCGTGGCGCGCGCGCGCGTTCCCGATCGTCAAGGACCTCGTCGTCGACCGCTCCGCGCTCGACCGCATCATCCAGGCGGGCGGGTACATCTCGGCCAACACGGGCGGCGCGCGCGACGCGAACGAGATCCTTATCGCGAAGCCGGACGCCGACGCTGCGATGGACGCGGCCGCGTGCATCGGCTGCGGCGCGTGCGTCGCGGCGTGTCCGAACGCATCCGCGTCGCTCTTCACCGCGGCGAAGGTCAGCCACCTCGGCCTGCTCCCGCAGGGACAGCCGGAGCGCTACCGGCGCGTGGTCGAGATGGTCGAGCAGATGGACCTCGAAGGGTTCGGCCACTGCACGCTGTATGGTGAGTGCCAGGAGGCCTGCCCAAAGCTGATCTCGATCGACACGATCAGCCGCATGAACCGCGACTACATCCGCGCGTCGCTCGCTTCAAACCAGGCGGCCGCCGCGGAGTACGCCGGGTAGGCGCGCGGGCCGCACCGCTCGTCCCACGGGCCACGGTCGACGCGCGTCGACCGTGGCCCGTTTGCTGCCACACCGCGCGGCACCGGGCCCGCGTGCGTCGCGCGGTCGCCGGGTCTGCCGACGGACCGAATGGAGGAACTGCGCATGGCCGACCAAACCCCGGGCGAGGCGAACGTCGAGCGCGATGGTGCCCAGCTGAACCTGCGGGAGGCGCGCGAGGTCGCGGCCGAGCGCGGCACGGTGCGCGCGCCGGCCTCGCAGGGGAACGCGGACCGCGCCGTGACCGAAGCGCCCGACGGGCCAAACGTCGCGACGTCGAACACGCCCGGCGACCGTGGCGCGCGCGGCGGGGCCGGGACCGCGACGCAGAACGAACCGTCGCCCGACCAGCACCCGTTCACCGACTCGGAGACCGCGCTCGGCGGCGCCGACTCCGTGCAGAAGACGACGTGGGGCGTCGGCCACGGCGGCGAGCCCGACGGGACCGAGGAGCACGCCCCGGTCGGACTGCGCAAGGGCGACGGCGACGTCGTCGCGCGGGTATCGACCGGCGGCGGCGTGAGTCCGGTCGCGGTCGTCGTCGGCGTGCTCGCCCTGCTCGCGCTGCTCGTCTACGCGTTCGGCATCTTCCGCCGCTGAGCGCACGGGCCGCTAGAGCTTCGGCAGCGTCACGCCGACCTGGCCCTGGTACTTGCCCGCCTTGTCACGGTACGAGACCTCGGGCGGCTCCTCGCCCTTGAAGAACAGGACCTGCGCGATGCCTTCGTTCGCGTAGATCTTGGCCGGCAGCGGGGTCGTGTTCGAGATCTCGAGCGTGACGAAGCCCTCCCACTCCGGCTCGAACGGCGTCACGTTGGTGATGATCCCGCAGCGCGCGTACGTGCTCTTGCCGACGCAGATGGTGACGACGTCGCGCGGAATGCGGAAGTACTCGACCGAACGCGCGAGCGCGAACGAATTCGGCGGCACGATGCACACGTCCCCCTCGAACTCGACGAACGAGTTCGGGTCGAACGCTTTCGGGTCGACGATCGAGTTGAGGACGTTGGTGAAGATCCGGAACTCGCGCGCGACGCGCATGTCGTACCCGTACGAGCTCACGCCGTAGGAGATCGCGCCCTCGCGCACCTGTCGCCCCTCGAACGGCTCGATCAT
This is a stretch of genomic DNA from Gemmatimonadetes bacterium T265. It encodes these proteins:
- the dcd gene encoding dCTP deaminase, giving the protein MSIQSDRWITRMAREHGMIEPFEGRQVREGAISYGVSSYGYDMRVAREFRIFTNVLNSIVDPKAFDPNSFVEFEGDVCIVPPNSFALARSVEYFRIPRDVVTICVGKSTYARCGIITNVTPFEPEWEGFVTLEISNTTPLPAKIYANEGIAQVLFFKGEEPPEVSYRDKAGKYQGQVGVTLPKL
- a CDS encoding succinate dehydrogenase, coding for MKITLHVWRQPTPTAAGKLVTYKLDDVTPDMSFLEMFDVLNETLVEQGQEPVAFSHDCREGICGSCNMMINGAAHGPMKGTATCQLHMRSFKDGDEIVVEPWRARAFPIVKDLVVDRSALDRIIQAGGYISANTGGARDANEILIAKPDADAAMDAAACIGCGACVAACPNASASLFTAAKVSHLGLLPQGQPERYRRVVEMVEQMDLEGFGHCTLYGECQEACPKLISIDTISRMNRDYIRASLASNQAAAAEYAG